The Pyrobaculum sp. 3827-6 genome has a segment encoding these proteins:
- a CDS encoding ferrous iron transporter B, with product MKRYAIVGPPNVGKSALFYALTGYYVKTANYPGTTLEIHKGVIRSGSEIVEIVDLPGVFNPDNPVDEDEKLALKEAVEGDYDGVVVVVAPHALNQGLRIAEIVSRHKPVVVVFNMSDIWRPPYTAEELSKKLSVPVVYAVATKREGIREVKELLIRGLPKSELRPTKLDVPPHVFARSAIFSRPALAALFLFGIGVATTLLLMALIEGVTPWGGQLPVSLSSLLDSLDTYVSDIVTNSVGGLLGRFIVEALWDSVLTLLSISVYVLIAFMLVIFYEDSGLIAQLSKAVERQLARIGVPPRGVVCLFISASCNVPGVTTAKVMWGSGSRVVTALLTPFIPCVARLAIFTAVATAALAKIPYLIPLAVFLPYAAAFIFAVTASFIYRKVLNIKGEAMGFVPPAPLMWPNLGIYMRKVAISFKEFISKAGVLIALVVIALWPLQAFGPGGLVDDVSQSYLGIMGMALQPIFEPIGLPWQVVVPLIGGWIFKEVVLGLLEATGGLDIVAGLPVPSIMAFLVFTAFYSACVATLSALYKIVGWRLTALSVVINLVLAYIASLATYAVFSLLP from the coding sequence ATGAAGAGATACGCCATAGTGGGCCCTCCTAATGTTGGGAAGTCCGCGCTGTTTTATGCTCTTACTGGGTATTATGTGAAGACGGCGAATTACCCAGGCACAACTCTTGAGATACACAAGGGAGTGATAAGAAGTGGGTCGGAGATTGTGGAGATAGTAGATCTCCCGGGTGTGTTTAACCCTGACAATCCAGTGGATGAGGACGAAAAACTCGCCTTGAAAGAAGCTGTCGAGGGCGACTACGACGGGGTCGTCGTAGTGGTTGCCCCCCACGCACTTAATCAAGGTCTTAGAATCGCCGAGATCGTGAGTAGGCATAAGCCTGTTGTGGTTGTTTTTAACATGTCTGACATCTGGAGGCCTCCATACACTGCTGAGGAGTTGTCGAAAAAGCTATCAGTACCTGTGGTGTATGCCGTTGCGACAAAGAGAGAAGGCATTCGCGAGGTGAAAGAACTACTAATAAGGGGATTGCCAAAATCGGAACTACGTCCAACTAAGCTTGATGTACCGCCTCACGTCTTTGCTAGATCGGCGATTTTCTCGCGTCCTGCGCTTGCGGCGCTGTTCCTCTTCGGGATAGGCGTTGCCACTACTTTGTTGCTCATGGCGCTCATCGAGGGGGTCACGCCATGGGGAGGTCAGCTACCAGTCTCGCTGTCATCTCTGTTGGATTCCCTTGACACCTATGTCTCTGATATAGTGACGAACTCGGTCGGCGGGCTACTTGGAAGATTTATCGTAGAGGCTCTGTGGGATTCGGTATTAACACTGTTATCTATATCGGTGTACGTGTTGATTGCCTTCATGTTAGTAATATTCTACGAGGACAGCGGGCTGATAGCCCAACTGTCTAAAGCTGTGGAGAGGCAACTGGCTAGGATAGGCGTGCCGCCTCGCGGCGTGGTGTGTCTATTCATCAGCGCCTCGTGCAACGTCCCTGGTGTCACCACGGCGAAGGTGATGTGGGGGAGTGGTAGCAGGGTAGTCACCGCGTTGCTCACGCCGTTTATCCCATGCGTCGCCAGACTCGCAATATTCACTGCAGTGGCCACGGCGGCTCTGGCGAAGATTCCCTACCTGATACCCCTAGCCGTGTTCCTCCCGTACGCCGCGGCGTTCATATTTGCTGTGACGGCCTCTTTCATCTACAGAAAGGTCTTGAATATCAAAGGCGAGGCTATGGGCTTCGTACCGCCTGCCCCCCTCATGTGGCCGAATTTAGGCATATACATGCGGAAGGTTGCTATCAGCTTCAAGGAATTCATAAGCAAAGCGGGGGTTCTCATAGCGCTCGTAGTTATCGCGCTGTGGCCGCTTCAAGCCTTCGGGCCTGGGGGGTTGGTAGACGACGTGTCCCAGTCGTATCTAGGCATCATGGGCATGGCGCTTCAGCCTATTTTCGAACCTATTGGGTTGCCGTGGCAGGTGGTGGTGCCGTTGATTGGGGGGTGGATATTTAAGGAGGTCGTGCTGGGGCTCTTAGAGGCCACCGGGGGGCTGGACATCGTGGCGGGTCTTCCGGTGCCTAGTATAATGGCGTTTCTAGTCTTCACGGCTTTTTACTCGGCATGTGTAGCCACGCTCTCCGCCTTGTATAAAATCGTGGGCTGGAGGCTTACCGCGCTAAGTGTCGTGATTAATCTAGTACTTGCCTACATCGCATCTCTAGCAACTTACGCAGTTTTCTCCCTCTTGCCTTGA